From the Lactuca sativa cultivar Salinas chromosome 9, Lsat_Salinas_v11, whole genome shotgun sequence genome, the window ggggagctcactaagcttcgtgcttacagtttcggttttgtttcaggtacttccgcttgtagagagaggagctcgggatgatggcatcgcacacaccacagtttcagcttttatcctgggagttgattggttcttgatttttatataacatggatatgatacagttttccgcatagtgtttttattatgattttgagatacatcatgtatggtttatgatatgacactcagattatggtttttggttgtgttgaaaaacgaaatttttgggtcgtatttttgggtcgtttcatgaGCAAAAGGGTCCAAAACCTTCCTATTGAACGTGGTAGGAAAAATTGATGATATGTGTAAGATTATTCTAGATTTCTAGAATATCTTATCATATATGGATAATCAAAGgaggtggataattaccatatttgatATTAGGGTTATCCATAGGATCCTTGGTGCACTATATATAGGGTCctaaaccctaaggatttcggcCTGACACTCTTTAGAAGAAACAAGAACCAAAATTTTGATCCCCTCATCCTCTCTCATATCATTCTCTTATGTTGcatgtttgtgagccattagaggtgttacacttgtgacactaagttctcaagcttcaagatctacaagggaatcattgttattacaatatagcAATCAAGGTATATAACCAAACCCTAGTTTCatatagatttcgaaaatagtagTTACATCCTAGGGTTTCTCCTTTTgcgttcaagtttgcatgttcaattagagaaaacctagatcaaaagcattagggttgcatgtagacATGGGAATTGTtgttatgcttaaaacccatcacaagtcatgttgaaggttctaTGATCGGTCCAGATAGATTGTAGGCCAGTGGGGCGTTCCAATTAGACTGAAGGCTCTGTAGGCATGCCAGATAGAATGTAGGTCGGTGGGGCGTTACAGTCATGTAGAAGGccctgtatgcatgttgtttgttgtatatgttatctgttgtgtgttggtactttgggggaaactcactaagctttatgcttacagtttttggtttatggtttcagatgTTTCAGAGATTCATGGCAAGGCGaatgcgtgaccgtacacatcctgatTTTATGTCATTGATCTTGGGAGGCACTGATTTTCAAATAATGCTTTGAGAACACTACTTCTGTAAACATTTTTATTAGTAAAAAAGtcgttttgaaaattttaaaattgttgaaatttttgggatgttacaacatatATGTCTTAAAAGCATCAACTTTCAAGTGCATTATGGAGTTATAAGACCCTCTCGAAAGTTAGAGTTCAAGCtttaatggattaagaacttaAAAGTTGGACTTTTGATTCAGACTGATCTCACGGCGTGATACATAGAGCTCACAACGTGAGGATTGAATGACCTCGTTGCTGGTTAGTTTCTTGGAGCTCACGATGTGGGAGGAGGCTCTCACGACGTAAGATATGCTcatgtgacttttcatgtccgAGTTGACTGAGTTGAGTTGGGATGAGTTGGAATCGGACCGAGTGAGATCTCATAACGTGACCAAGGACTGGTTACGACGTGAGAATCAGGGGCGAATCTACCGTTATATAAAGGGTGTCCATGGACACCCCTAGATTTGAAATTTTAATTATAAGATATATCATAAATTTTTATGGGACACTTGTTAGCAAAACATACTGGACACCCTTTGAACGAGAAACACAAAAGAGAAAAAATTGATCTTTCACATATGTCAATAGTAAATTCGTAATATGTTCTTAATCTttacaagttaaaaaaaaaagtaagagcATAAATTTAGGAGTTAAATatacaaaatattttcaaaaatataataaacaaataatctTTGAAACTCGTATTAATCTGTTTGGTAGAAAATTAGTGAACTGAAAAAAGTAAAAACCTAAAAAACATTATGATTTTTTTGGACGGCTGCCAAACCTTTCGTCTTCTCAACTTCAAATTGCTGCCGGCCGCCGACAATTCTCTAATGTCCCCGAAGATCACAGTTATGCCCATCTCCGATCTCCGGTGATTGCAATCAATCTTGAACCATTCTTGGTGTAAAAATTTTGGACGTCTGGTACTTGTCGTCTCCTAAATCGTGCATTCGATTTATTTTTCAGGTAAGCTCTTTTTCTCTTTTTAGGAATTGTTAAATTTCTTTTGGTATTGTGATATGGAAGCAATTTATCGTGTACTCTTCATATTAAAAGTCAAAAAGTCTAGAAACTAGAAGCTATAAAAGTTACTGCCTACATCTTGAAACTAAATACACCTACCTGTACAATTGCTTTTGTGATGTATGTCAGACATATATTGTCTATTGTACTTGGTATAATAAACATTTAGAACTCCCTTTTCTGgtttcattttttatataatttgttgATGTATTCATATTATATTAATATGGTATTAGCAATGATGtatttatagattttttttaGGGATAGGTAATCTGTATGAACAATTATGAGACATTTATAAGTGTTTTTTTCAAATTATATTGATACGTAGTATTAAAGTTAATAAATAATTGGTTATGATGATATTATTGATATACCGACCCAATAACCAAatttttgacttatttattttatCATTACATTTAAGTGCGACACACGTGAGTTTGAATCCTAGATTCGCCACTGGTGAGAATGGATAAGTTGGCATTgggtcgttgactttgactttaaccgttgactttgactttaactgtTGATTTTTTTcatgggttgacttttggtcaaaattCTTTTTTTAGAAGGTAGAGTTAGGGTTTACCTTGCGTGGATTGATATGAGGTGTTAAGCACCCATATTTTGGCAGGAGAGCAGCTAGTTGTGGTCGGCACGGTTATGAGCTGAGTGTTAGTCGACTTTGTGAttcaggtgagtcttttcactatacctACGGGTCGAAAGCACCAATATCGGCCCATTAGCTTATGTTATATaggaagaccagggggtggccctaggcatttgtatgaaagacctggAGGTGGATCCCGGTAAATTGTATGCAAGACCAAGGATCAGACCTTGACAATTATATGTGGTATGCCAgttatctttgtgatacttgcatgaaagactaggaggtggTTCTTGgtacttgtctgtaagacctagggttTTGGCCCTTGTTctagcaaggaaagaccatgatgcGGCTCgaggcataatggcaagactatggttggcacatggCATTCTctattatatgtatggtatgtggtattttggggaactcgctaagctttgtgcttacggttttatgtttatggttttaggtacttctggttcgaaagagAATGGTTCGAcgtgactgcacaacatcccccaTAGTTTTCCGCATTAGCAACTTATGATctttactctgatgtttgaatAGTACTCACTTTAATCATTTTTGGAACAACTCCTTTATATGgcttattgttttaaaaataaaaatttcactatgaatttttgggatgttacaatttttttttcatttaaacatatttatacgtattattaacaatattaataataacaaatttaaaaaatagtatacttatttatacttttaatataataataataataataataataataaggtttttATTTGCAGAAAAATCTTAATATTTTTTTACAGAAGAACCCCAATATTTTAGGTCAGTTTACGAAATAGTCCTAAATTAATTTATTACCGGTTCCAATAGATcaaaaagtgtcaaaatacaAACTTTTTCcagtttttatgattttttttataaaaaaaaaataatttatgacTAAAAGGTAAATCGGACCAAATTTTGCATGAATTATAAACATCCAAAGTTGTGAGGGGTATGTAGAGGTTAATACAAACCAAATGTCCCTTTTCATTAATTATCAATCCTTAGTTTTCCTCTTTTTAGCGACTATTTATGCCTAAATTAATTGTCGGAATATGTGATTGGAATATATAATTGATGTGACTATCTCTTATTCTTTTGCATAAACTCTAACTATTTTTCTTAATATtttaaattgaattttttttggaTATCAAAGAGCTCTCATACTTTTAGAGGACCGCGTCTTGACATGTTTAAAATATTCCATACATTTTACCTTGTCTTTTATGTTGATCGTTATGCCCTTATATAAACTTTTAAATATACTATTATTTGTTAAAAGAACTTGAAGTTTGGGACTATTTCCACAATTTATtacttaaatgtttttaaaactattattttaatcTTTCTAAATTTGTATTTCAAACTATCCATAAAATTAAGGGTGCGTTGGTTGTGCAAAATTTTCCAGTTTTCTAGGAAATTTTTCTaagaaaaacgaaaattttgaaaACACATTTGGTTCGtttagtttttcaaaattttataaaaaataaaaattttcagtttttctaaattgtatgtaaattagaaaaatgatttttatagttttccaaatttctaagatggaaaatgaaaactcCACCCGTTCCAACCAAACACGTTTTCATTGCAAATTGGAAATGAAAACTCAACTctattttctgaaaacattttcatagaaaatgaaaacaattttccacaaccaaacgcaccctaaGGTTTTACATGCCCCACTCAGAACCACTACCTCCTTTTCCATCTATATTCTTAAGTCATCCTTAAGTTACTCATTTGAAAGTTGAAACTAATTTCAGTTGATTTtcgaaaaaatcatttttaacatTCGTCAATTAAATCGTGTTCTGAAATACGTATGTTAATTTTATAATtgtatgatttattaaaattataactCATTTTAGTTtcaaaaaaaactaaaacatttttaattttattcGAACACAccattaattttgaaaattaaataattaaaacattttttatttaattaaaacttCTCATTAATCGTCGCGTTTCAGAAAAAACATTTTCTCTACGGCTTGTTGTTTTATTTTTGCATTAGGTACATGGCATGCAAAATcatcatataaaaataaaattgtatAAAAACAACAATAAAGACAAAATAATGATATCCAATAGAATATTTGGTAGCTGCTACATAAATATTTGCCATGAGCATAAAGTATTAAAGACAAAACTTCCTTAGGAGAAGTACATCCGGAAAGTATTAAAGTCCAGTATGAAATACCCAAAAGCCAAAAAATACACCTTTAGTGAGAGAAAGTGTAACAAAACCTTCATTGTAATTAATAAAACACAAATACAATTTTCTCATGAGAGAAACTGTGTATAATTTACTCGTAAGTCAAAAGTCAACAGGGGGATCGAAGCTTTGGTAACCTTCAGAATGCCCTTTAAATTTTCCAACCAAACACATAAATGCACTCTGCAAAACGtagtaaaataatatataaaatcaatttcaaatcattatcgttttataaataaaagaatTTTAAATTATGATCAACAAATTGAAGTAATTAACAATACCTGTGCTCTATGTGGCAAACTGTCCCAGAATTCCAAGTTAGGTAATATCTGAAGAGGAGATGTAGAAAGatgaaatataataaattaataaaattacaATGTTGTAACAAAAGAAATGAAACTAGAACGCTTTAATGCACAAATAAACGAAAATAATTTTCTATTTATCACAATTTTCCCTTATACTTGTGAAACTTACATCTATACCACGAATGTGAAGGTAGAAAAATCGGTATGTAGCTCCTGCTATAAGGTAACTTCCAAAGAGACataaaattctgaaaaaattaaaaaaaaaatgtaaagcgAATTCAGCAAACGTGTGGTTTtttttaagtaaatatatccatttgtgcatataatataaatattacatgATTAATAGTGTAACAAACCAGCCTAAGCCATTGCTATTTGTAGATTCAATTATTGCACAACCAGATGGATGCCTCAATTGTGTAGCCTGTAATCATCTAGAATTATTATGAggcttttttttatataataagaGAATTAATAATGTACTTTTGTTTATTTGcgtattataattataatttatttatttttgagtttGTAAGCACTCACATAACTACAACCCCCAACTCTTTCCAGTGTCTGAGGTACCTAAAGATTGAAGACTTTGAGTTGTTATTtagaaatataaaatttaaagaaatagcaatgtatttttcttttattaaatatttttcttATGAATGAGTTCAAATGTTTTTGTAAAATTACAAAACAGGACAAACGAGCATTCTCTTACTTGAACTTGATTTgaatcacatacaacagaaaccgaAAGTGAACAACTCATATGTGGGCTATTGTGCTTCATTTTAACAATGAGGCCCATTTGAGGATTTCTTTTATCTATCatgttcaaaaaaaaataattaaaacgtATCAAAAAATATTAGATAACACAATATTTAAAgggtatattatattatatattatatattaccAATCAGATCTATAGTAATAGTAGGAGTTTGCCCCATAGTGATACATACAGGATATCCTACACGTAAtattacataaaaaaatatttgaaacTATAACAACAAATATAAAATATCAACAAAAAATGTTTATACAAGGTTCAATTAAGAATATATACCCGATATAACATTTGACATAAGTGCACTACAACCCATGCCACAATGAGATGATCCACCACCACATTCCTGTAAAGAGGCAATATAAATCTTTATTACTAATTAAAACTatagaaaaaaatagaaaataaaactatttagcaaattataaaaaaaaaatatcacaaaTAAATGTAGTTCTAAATATACTATAGGTATACATTACCCAACAATCAAAACATCGTGGTGGGTCATGGTTGAAAATCATCGCATCACACAGCTGCTCAAATCAATACAGGTAAAGATAAGAAGACAACTTTAATAACATAACCAATGACATACaaaagattaaaaaataaaaataaaataataataataataataataactgaaaaataaaaaaataaagtgtaacctgGTGGAGCCAACCTGAAACCAAACCACTGTTCCATTAGATGAAACCTTGTAATATCTGATTCAATCAAATGTAAATATGGTTAGCCAAAGTTTCAATTCCCCTTTAATGTTCATAAACTCAAGTGTATCATACAGATAAATTACTATAAggtaaagaatttgaagattaataagAGTCATCTTGTTAATTTATATGTAATCAATGGTAAAATTGTTCTTGAATTTCCTTCCAACTTTCAAAGTGAACTTGTGTTTACGAAAGTGCGACTATTTTATGAGAATATAATCATCCCACAATCGAAATGCCCAATTTCATATGTATGATACATTCCAAAACTTTGGGAAAGAGAATTAGACAATCAATTTTGCAAATCAATCAATTTTAGCGAGATTCTTACACGAACATTTAGAAAGCGAGAAAAAGTACCCGTCTTCGCTGAGAACACCATGGGGGAATTGTTTGGAAGGAGCAACCAGATTGAAGTTGTAGTGCGTGTTTTCGTGAGTGATACTGTATTCGCAAACTGCGGATACTGATCGAATTACAATGAGCCGGCGTATGATCAGTAAGCTGATAAATTGAAGTAGAAACCGCCATAAGTTCATTTCTTGATGAAGCTTTATGTTCAATCAGAAGGAAATCGGAGAAAGTTGATGAGGTTTATGAAGATTATCGTTCGAACAGTGGTGAATAGGGGAAAACGGCTCGATTTCATCGATCTTTTGTCCTTTGGTGCTTGCGAATGCTGACAGTTGTTTTGAAAACGAGAGATGTTCATGTGATATTGTTTGCGTCGGTGTTTTAGCTGTAAATTGCTTATATGTGCCTgagttttaattattatttttttaatattaccaAGTATTTGACATACATATATTCATGTACACAACATACATTCAAGAGTAAATTCTATGTGGTGCACGTTTGGTCGatagtttttcttttttaatttggattttgttatgttttgattttattttggtttttattCATACCGCATATAAAATAACTATATTATCAttatctatttttatttttttattgtatgttaataattaataatttcaCAAAATTAAATGGCATCATCTCCATTCCATCCAACCCCACCCCTTAATCTAAAGGGTATGAGAGTTTTTACGTGTGAATCCTAAGTGGAGGGGTTTCATTAATACTAGTAAGTGTCTTATGGAATTGTGGATTCTGCAATTGTTGCTTTatgaagagaaaaaaaaaaacccaatttTCTCCAACCTAAAGAGGAAGTTTTGATAATATTCTTACAAACTTATTTTGATGCTTATCTTGAAAAATATGTAAAACAATTCGACTATGCATTGCGACAATTTGATAGAACTTTATAATAACCTCCTAAACAAACTAGTAGACGAGCACGAACAAATACCCTTTTAGTAGTCAATTAAAAACTAtattgaattaaatttatatttgttGAAGAAACTTTAACCATTTAGATATTTTGTCACGATGGATAGAAAAAGTACCCCAAATTTCAATTTTGGTCATGATTTACTATCCAAACTTCTCGGAATATATTTTTTCAATTATTGTCAAGATTATATCgccgtaaatatatatatatatatatatatatatatatatatatatatatatatatatatatatatatatatatatatatatatatatactaggttataactcgtgggaaccacggttacaaaattactCACTTCAAATGGTAAAATTCTACATGATAATTTGATCATATAATGATAACATTATTATATAAAAGgttgataaataaataatcatactACATATGGACAATAAACTAATATTATTACCATATTGGTTAAAATGAATAACATATGAAAGAGATATACCATGAGATGATGATGCAGTAGAcatttatttttttgaattttttgtcGTCTAAGTATAATTtagtataatatatttataagacAATAAAAAATGTATATTATCTTTTTTCCCTAtaagttaaaaaatgaaaaaattaggCTTTCTGTATAAAGCTCTTATAACAGAAAATTATGATGCTATAATATGCTAATTAGATATTtacaaaagtacattgctatttttcatttaaaaggatgcataaataaataaaaaaaaaattccatgGTATTTTAATTGCACCAAATCATCCACTATTAGAGGTAAaatgaatgaaaaaaataaacttccttttataaaatatcacAACAAAAAAGTATGATGTGATAAACAGCCAACAAATACAAATACAGTGCATAATTGGTTCGCTTGCATCCCATTTACTGTCCTTTTTTGCACAATGTGCTTGTTCTTCTCATACCAGCCACTCTCAACAACTTTACCAACATATGACTATCAATCAAACAAAGTCAATATATAAAATTTACCAAATATTAATCcctatattaatttttttttctataactAAATTTTCTACACAGTGGATTTTGGCTACATTATAAATATAGATAATCAAATTAAACATTATTACCTCATCTTTTTCTATGGTTATCAATAATGGTTCGCACATCTTCATGCATATCGAATAGGAAAAGCTGTAGAcattaaaaagtaaaaaaataaaaataaaaaaaataaaaaaaacattaattattgTAAGAAGTGCAAACTTCATACtccaattaaaaataataataataataataataatatataaaaaatgaaaaaaaaaaatgctAACCCACTTTTTCCCCTAGCTTTGTTCACAATCACCTCATAGAAATCGTGTTACTGAAAATAGACATTAGTTATTTATTAGTATCATCTTAACTTTTTTTAATTtggattaatttttttaaaatgatgAATGTTACATTATTACATATATGTGGAATAATTAGATCCTCTTTAACATATGAAAGATTTCAACTGAAGCTATTGATATTTCTCTAAATTCAAGTGCAAGTTATTGCCAAACCTGTAAAAACTCGCCAATTGTATCCCCTTTTCTAACCTAAAACCCACAAGGatggggtaaaatggtaatttagcAATATTTAGAACATAAGAAATTAAGAATTACCTGCATGACTCTTCGATGTCCTGCACCATCCCAGTAACTATAAGTGATTTCAAGAGCCTCATCTGTAATGTAATTAACATATGATTTAGAACTTAAAGGACAGTTTTttgttaattaataaaatataagataaagttttataatattaaattatTGTTTCACGTTCAGCTTGCTCCTCTGCCTCCCTCTCACTAAAGGAGTATGCTTCACACTATGATGGTGACAATTAATCAGCAAAAAATATaagatttataaatttttttattttattatttgagaGTTTTCAATCAAAACTATCATGCAAAAAGGTAGTTTCTCTACAACCAAACGTATTTGATTGCTGTTTTTCTGTATATACATAAGAACATTAATTTAAGTTAATGAGTGTTAAAAAGAGAAGTATTTGATTAAATGAActtaaaataatgaaaaataaacTAAACATATGCTTACTATCCGCCTCATCTTATTCTTCTTTCTTCCTCGTTTCAATATCTTCAAAAAAAGATAGCCATGGATTAGCTTTGattttccgtttttttttttgtaattgaaGCTCCTCTTCCctaaagtaatacaaaaatataaaattagcaATTAAGAATGAATATTAACTGTAAACACGAAAATATATaaatgttaatgacttaatgttaCTCACTCTTGTTGTAGCTATTAaagttttctttttcttcttcttcaatcttAACTCGAATGTTAACCCTCTGTATACAAGTATAGTTATGTGAAATTCAAAGTTGTTTTTGTAAGTAGTAAGTTGAGTGAAAGGAGAAAGAATGTTTGAATCAGTGACTAACCTTTTCAACATATTGCTCCCTTATGTCAGGCCCAACTATTTCCTTCTTGAAAGCAGTCTCAAGAATCTGACCGGATTTATACTGTCAACCAAATTCAAATTAACCCCTAAAACACTCGAGAATAGATCGATGACACTGATAAAGATATAATGGGACCTTAATACATTATACATTACAGAACCTTAGGTAATTGACTGATAACAGTAAAGCATGAGCGTCAAATTTACACTTTACAGGCTTACGCTACCCTTAGCTAGGGTAAATTGCGATCCATTAAATTAGGGCATAGAAACCAGTATGGATATACAACAATTGATTGCAAGATGCACATGTAGATGCATGGATATACAACAAATTGGATGTATGTGTTGAATCATGGCTATATAGCCCAAATCTACTTCATAGCCTTTAAGCTAGTGTTCAGTACATTCTTTAAGAATCAAATTCTGATACGGTCCTTTAACATACATCTTTCCCAGTCAAGTTCTTTCAAATACGATGCATACTTGACAATCGATTCAGGGAATTCACACACCGACCTATACATCATTAAAAGAACAGTAAAAATCGCAAACCCAAAATCTTGAAATTCCATAGACCCAAATGTATTGATCAAAGCAATAGGAATACAGAATCAAGAAAATCGATAAGAATGGAACATGATTATGTAAAACACATCTACGTTGAATGAAAAagtagaaaaaaaattataacaaatAAAACGCACTTCAATCGATCTCAATCAGACTCTCTCTAACCATTCACCGATACCAAAATCGAAAGCTTTAATTGGATTCCATATGACCATTCACTTAGAAAAAATAAACAAACTTGCATCCAATCAGTTTATGTAGGAGTTAAATATCCGGACGAACCTTTACTCCTTGTGTAAACTTGCAAAAAAGGTGAAAATGAAGTTGCGACTGCTGAGATCTTTGGGTTGAGAAAGATAGAAACCTGGAGGTTTAGAGAAAGGGAGAGGAAATAGCCGATGGTTGTTGCGGAGGAAAAGGCAGCGCCCATAAAAAGCAGTAAATGGAGATAGGGATAGAGATGACCAAACCGAAACTGCCCAAAA encodes:
- the LOC111896818 gene encoding uncharacterized protein LOC111896818, with amino-acid sequence MNLWRFLLQFISLLIIRRLIVIRSVSAVCEYSITHENTHYNFNLVAPSKQFPHGVLSEDGYYKVSSNGTVVWFQLCDAMIFNHDPPRCFDCWECGGGSSHCGMGCSALMSNVISGYPVCITMGQTPTITIDLIDKRNPQMGLIVKMKHNSPHMSCSLSVSVVCDSNQVQVPQTLERVGGCSYATQLRHPSGCAIIESTNSNGLGWFVTLLIIILCLFGSYLIAGATYRFFYLHIRGIDILPNLEFWDSLPHRAQSAFMCLVGKFKGHSEGYQSFDPPVDF